A genomic region of Papaver somniferum cultivar HN1 chromosome 7, ASM357369v1, whole genome shotgun sequence contains the following coding sequences:
- the LOC113296962 gene encoding DDB1- and CUL4-associated factor homolog 1-like, translating to MEAATDNQVQGGESEEPPRNNENEIENLVSKAQELMTKITSSRLNPSPKVLNAIASMLEAQESRYMEELGNSAPNNGRASHNIGRLGNVVRDNDEFFELISSEFLSDSRYSLSIQSAAIRLLLSCSTTWVFPHVFEDAVLENIKNWVINDNSRSNADEPDKKKVIRRDKPTDSETLGTYATGLLAVCLSGGGQIVEDVLTSGLPAKLMRFLRIRVLGDTNISQKDANYQTELKNASGSMRSRDDSRSRSRQVPESTHLDGSKIGDEGLLVEHNFERGDVGGSCEPREVVDDMIEGVDKYDVNEHVGEGRWHIRDLLDDKTKLRGLPKARARGRTNEEAVESDKILTSPGSGIRVGAHGKNTRDRSSHRNADAKRGSDAKISSSRIETDGFIERSDSDDHFKEFKIGTTDISDLVKKATRAAEAEASEANASLEAIKHAGDGAAEHVKAAALEVFHSTNDEEAAVAAAAEAVRTIINAANAPEVSRSSSNVKEDPAISGSVEIEKEEDYEGYFTLDCDSLAQLKEKYCIQCLDSLGEYVEVLGPVLHEKGVDVCLALLQRSSKSKEVSKVIMLLPDVLKLVCALVAHRKFAQTFVDRGGIQKLLAVPRVGHTFFGLSSCLFTIGSQGIMERVCALPSDVVYHVVELALQLLECNQDLARKNAALFFAAAFIFRAIVESFDSLEGLKKLLNLLQAAASVRSGSNSGTLGLSNGGSLRNDRSPGEVLTALEKQVAYHSCVALRQYFRGHLLLLVESLRPSKSSRNAGRNMPSARAAYKPLDISNEAVDAVFLQIQRDRKLGTAFVRSHWPAVEKFLEFNGHITMLELCHAPPVERYLHDLAQYALGVLHIVTLVPSGRRSVVNATLNNNRVGMAVLLDAANAAGCNDPEVIQPALNVLVNLVCPPPSISLKPSVSSQAQQSLSLQTPSGPAAETKEGHAGKNFSDRSISERNDSSTVSNSNLQTAVPTMNSGVVGDRRISLGPGAGSLGLATQLEQGYWQAREAVRANNGIKVLLHLLHPRVLTPPASLDCLRALACRVLLGLARDDSIAHILTKLEVGKKLSELIRDPGGQPQGSEQGRWQAELAQVSIELISIVTNSGRSNTLAATDAAAPTLRRIERAAIAAATPISYHSRELLLLIHEHLQASGLNTTAASLLREAQLTPLPSLAGPLPPLHQTSLHEAPTMQLHWPSRGFLSKLSKPTVRLEEPSISGSLLASTKKKALLLSNRSFQSRNPSSAIKISSALKSPIPSIAPQTPTVSMPIPNSDSEPQFKTPTVLPMKRKPTDFKDCGFASSAKRLAMGEHGFRSPVHQTPNAVRKNNLPIDIGFPVTPSSSQIDHNGKTPAGTFADNTDDTHHLNTPSGQMTPSNSFQMGLQPDPQPGNSERVTLDSLVVQYLKHQHRQCPAPITTLPPLSLLHPHMCPEPRRNMELPANVTSRLSTREFRNHYGGIHGTRRDRQFIYSRFRPWRTCRDDSALLTCIAFVGDSSRIVTGNHSGELKIFDSESGNILESSTGHQSPLTRIQSALSGDTQLILSSGSYEVRLWDGSSILGGPMHSFDGCKAARFNNSKTMFAALSTETSPREVLLYDIQTCNLLTKFSDSASSSGPGRVHVQSLIHFHPDDERLLWNGVLWDKRTPSVVRQFDQFTDYGGGGFHPAGNEVIINSEVWDLRNFKLLRSVPSLDQTVITFNTSGDVIYAILRRNVEDITSAVNSRRVRHPLFSAFRTVDAVNYSDIATVPVDRCILDFATEPTNSFVGLVSMDDHEEMFASARLYEIGRRRPADDDSDPDDAESEEDDGDDDSEDDEDGLMGADLVGDMDSDLGDMSHDDDDDEDDEDDDDLGDDEDDGLDGDFGMDVDDDDDGDFGDDGVLEIVTDGEDDDSETAGGFSNGDEGDFP from the exons atggaGGCGGCTACAGATAATCAGGTACAGGGCGGTGAATCAGAAGAACCCCCAAGGaataatgaaaatgaaattgaaaatttggTATCTAAAGCACAGGAATTAATGACTAAAATCACATCGTCGAGGCTTAATCCTAGTCCCAAGGTTTTAAACGCCATTGCTTCAATGCTCGAAGCTCAAGAATCCAG GTACATGGAGGAGTTGGGTAATTCAGCTCCAAACAATGGAAGAGCTTCTCATAATATTGGAAGACTGGGGAATGTTGTCCGG GACAATGATGAGTTTTTCGAATTGATATCATCTGAGTTTCTATCTGATTCTAGATACTCATTAAGTATTCAGTCAGCTGCTATAAGGCTGCTTCTCAGCTGCTCTACAACTTGGGTG TTTCCTCATGTATTCGAAGACGCGGTATTGGAAAACATAAAAAATTGGGTAATAAATGACAATTCAAGATCTAATGCTGATGAACCTGACAAAAAGAAAGTTATCAGAAGAGACAAGCCTACTGATTCTGAAACGCTAGGGACATATGCCACTGGACTTCTAGCTGTATGTTTATCTGG AGGCGGTCAGATAGTGGAGGATGTGCTGACATCTGGTCTGCCAGCCAAACTTATGCGCTTTCTTCGTATTAGGGTGCTTGGAGACACAAATATCAGTCAAAAGGATGCTAATTATCAAACTGAACTGAAGAATGCTTCTGGTTCTATGAGAAGCAGAGACGACAGCAGGAGCAGATCTCGACAGGTCCCAGAGTCCACTCACTTGGATGGTTCCAAGATTGGAGACGAAGGTTTATTAGTTGAGCACAATTTTGAAAGGGGAGATGTTGGGGGATCATGTGAACCTCGCGAAGTAGTTGATGATATGATTGAAGGGGTTGATAAATATGATGTAAACGAGCACGTGGGTGAAGGCAGGTGGCACATCAGAGATCTACTCGATGATAAAACAAAACTTCGTGGATTGCCAAAAGCAAGAGCTAGGGGTAGGACTAATGAGGAAGCAGTGGAGTCTGATAAAATTCTAACTTCTCCAGGTTCTGGAATACGTGTAGGAGCACATGGGAAGAACACGAGGGACAGGAGTTCTCATCGAAATGCAGATGCAAAAAGAGGTTCGGATGCCAAAATAAGTTCAAGCAGGATTGAAACTGATGGCTTCATAGAGAGATCGGATAGTGATGATCACTTCAAAGAATTCAAAATTGGCACAACTGACATATCCGACCTTGTAAAGAAAGCAACTAGGGCAGCTGAGGCTGAAGCTAGCGAAGCCAATGCATCTCTTGAAGCCATCAAACATGCGGGTGATGGTGCAGCTGAACACGTCAAAGCTGCTGCATTAGAG GTGTTCCACAGTACCAATGATGAAGAAGCtgcagttgctgctgctgctgaagcagtGCGCACTATTATTAATGCTGCCAATGCACCTGAGGTCTCAAG GAGCTCAAGTAATGTGAAGGAAGACCCGGCGATTTCAGGGTCTGTAGAGATAGAAAAAGAGGAGGACTATGAAGGATATTTTACTTTAGATTGTGATTCTCTTgcacagttaaaagaaaaatattgtATTCAGTGTCTGGATAGCCTAGGAGAATACGTAGAGGTTCTTGGGCCTGTTTTGCATGAGAAGGGTGTAGATGTCTGCCTAGCGCTGCTACAGAGGAGTTCTAAGAGTAAAGAGGTTTCAAAGGTTATTATGCTTCTGCCTGATGTGCTGAAGTTAGTATGTGCATTAGTTGCGCATCGTAAATTTGCTCAAACTTTTGTTGATCGTGGCGGTATTCAGAAACTCCTTGCAGTGCCAAGAGTCGGTCATACGTTCTTTGGTCTTTCTTCGTGCTTATTTACTATTGGATCTCAG GGCATTATGGAACGTGTTTGTGCTCTGCCATCCGATGTTGTGTATCATGTAGTTGAGTTAGCTCTTCAGCTTCTTGAGTGCAACCAGGATTTGGCAAGAAAAAATGCTGCTTTGTTTTTTGCAGCAGCTTTTATTTTCCGGGCAATCGTGGAATCATTTGATTCACTAGAGGGTTTGAAGAAGCTACTGAACCTTTTACAAGCTGCGGCATCAGTGAGATCAGGAAGCAATTCTGGGACTCTGGGCCTGTCTAACGGGGGATCTCTGAGGAATGACCGATCACCTGGAGAGGTTCTAACAGCTCTGGAGAAGCAGGTCGCTTATCATTCCTGTGTCGCACTGCGGCAGTATTTCAGAGGCCACCTGCTTCTTCTTGTTGAATCTCTTCGTCCAAGTAAAAGTAGTCGAAATGCTGGCCGAAATATGCCAAGTGCAAGGGCCGCGTACAAGCCACTCGATATTAGTAATGAGGCTGTAGATGCGGTATTTTTACAAATACAGAGGGACAGGAAGCTTGGTACCGCTTTTGTCAGATCACATTGGCCTGCAGTAGAGAAGTTCTTAGAATTCAATGGACATATTACCATGTTGGAGCTGTGTCAT GCACCCCCTGTTGAGCGGTATTTGCATGATTTGGCTCAATATGCACTAGGAGTCCTACATATAGTTACATTGGTGCCCTCTGGTCGTAGGTCGGTCGTGAACGCTACATTGAACAATAACCGGGTTGGCATGGCAGTTTTACTGGATGCAGCAAATGCTGCTGGTTGCAACGATCCAGAG GTTATTCAGCCTGCATTGAATGTTCTAGTTAATCTTGTTTGCCCACCACCTTCAATCAGCCTTAAACCATCTGTGTCTTCACAAGCTCAACAGTCGCTTTCTCTTCAGACTCCTAGTGGTCCTGCAGCTGAGACTAAAGAAGGGCATGCTGGAAAAAATTTCTCTGATCGTTCTATTTCCGAGAGGAATGATTCATCTACAGTCTCAAACAGTAATTTACAAACGGCTGTTCCTACTATGAATTCAGGGGTAGTTGGAGATCGTAGAATATCTTTAGGTCCTGGGGCAGGTTCTCTTGGTCTTGCCACGCAGTTGGAACAAGGATACTGGCAAGCTAGAGAGGCTGTCCGTGCCAACAATGGGATAAAAGTTCTTTTGCACCTTCTCCATCCACGGGTACTTACACCTCCTGCTTCTCTTGATTGTCTCCGCGCTCTTGCATGCCGGGTCTTGCTCGGTCTAGCTAGAGATGATTCAATAGCGCACATATTGACAAAGCTTGAG GTGGGGAAAAAATTATCAGAATTAATTAGAGATCCAGGTGGTCAGCCACAAGGAAGTGAGCAGGGCAGGTGGCAAGCTGAACTTGCGCAAGTTTCAATCGAGTTGATATCG ATCGTAACAAATTCGGGACGTTCGAATACTTTAGCAGCAACTGATGCTGCTGCCCCAACTTTGAGGCGCATAGAGAGAGCAGCAATAGCTGCTGCAACTCCTATTAGTTACCATTCCAG GGAGCTGTTACTACTAATCCATGAGCATCTCCAGGCATCTGGCTTGAACACAACAGCTGCCTCTCTTTTAAGGGAGGCTCAGTTGACTCCATTGCCTTCTTTGGCAGGACCACTCCCTCCCCTTCATCAAACTTCTTTACATGAGGCCCCAACTATGCAATTACACTGGCCTTCACGTGGGTTTCTGTCAAAATTGTCAAAGCCAACTGTACGCCTTGAAGAACCATCTATATCTGGTTCACTTTTGGCTTCTACTAAGAAGAAAGCATTGTTGTTAAGTAACCGCAGCTTTCAGTCAAGAAACCCATCATCGGCAATCAAAATATCCAGTGCATTAAAAAGTCCAATTCCATCAATAGCACCACAAACACCTACAGTGTCTATGCCCATCCCCAATTCAGATTCAGAACCTCAATTTAAGACTCCAACGGTCCTGCCAATGAAACGCAAGCCGACGGACTTCAAGGATTGTGGGTTTGCTTCATCGGCTAAGCGTCTTGCTATGGGTGAACATGGGTTTCGATCTCCTGTACACCAGACACCTAATGCGGTCCGTAAAAACAATTTGCCTATAGATATCGGGTTTCCGGTCACACCAAGCTCAAGCCAGATAGATCACAATGGTAAAACTCCAGCTGGTACTTTTGCGGATAATACTGATGATACTCATCATCTTAACACCCCTTCAGGTCAGATGACACCTAGTAATTCTTTCCAGATGGGTCTTCAACCTGATCCACAACCAGGGAACTCAGAAAGGGTGACATTGGACTCTCTGGTTGTGCAGTATCTGAAGCACCAGCATCGGCAGTGCCCAGCTCCTATAACCACTTTACCACCTCTCTCTTTGTTACATCCACATATGTGCCCGGAACCGCGACGAAACATGGAGCTGCCTGCAAATGTAACATCTCGACTGTCCACGCGTGAGTTTAGAAATCATTACGGTGGGATTCATGGTACCCGAAGAGACAGGCAGTTTATATATAGCAGATTTAGACCTTGGCGCACTTGCAGGGATGATTCTGCTCTTCTGACATGCATAGCTTTCGTTGGTGACTCCTCTCGGATTGTTACAGGGAACCATTCTGGTGAGCTAAAAATTTTTGATTCAGAAAGTGGGAATATCTTGGAGAGTAGTACGGGTCATCAATCACCATTAACACGCATACAATCAGCTCTATCTGGTGATACTCAGTTGATTCTCTCTTCGGGCTCATATGAAGTACGACTTTGGGATGGATCTTCaattttaggtggtcccatgcATTCTTTTGATGGATGCAAGGCGGCGCGGTTCAACAACTCGAAGACAATGTTTGCTGCCTTATCAACAGAGACATCACCGCGTGAAGTTCTATTGTATGATATACAGACCTGCAATTTGCTTACGAAGTTCTCCGATTCTGCCAGTTCTTCTGGACCTGGCAGAGTACATGTACAGTCCCTGATACATTTCCATCCAGATGATGAAAGGCTGCTATGGAATGGAGTGTTGTGGGACAAGCGAACTCCCAGTGTTGTTCGCCAATTTGATCAGTTTACAGACTACGGAGGAGGTGGCTTTCATCCTGCTGGCAATGAG GTAATCATCAATTCAGAGGTTTGGGATCTTCGAAATTTCAAGCTTCTGCGAAGCGTGCCCTCGTTGGACCAAACTGTGATAACATTCAATACTTCTGGAGATGTGATATATGCTATCTTGAGGAGGAACGTCGAAGACATAACATCAGCAGTAAACTCTCGCCGAGTAAGGCATCCACTATTTTCAGCATTCAGAACGGTGG